A window of Komagataella phaffii GS115 chromosome 1, complete sequence contains these coding sequences:
- a CDS encoding mitochondrial 54S ribosomal protein YmL28, protein MFKTYSSALPQSLSRGLVGATRQTPTPFIQFVRGKRTKKYDLSPAAQKLITQLSVLSASRKQPKMLKLCPEDFVKHNTVQEAYKLITRKRKKAENEKLKQQYESMKLACEDLSKVSPELFEAANKREVSKRFSLELRVPTNYPPNVPWYYDYTPESPEDKK, encoded by the coding sequence ATGTTCAAAACTTACAGTTCTGCTCTGCCTCAGAGTCTTTCAAGGGGACTTGTTGGTGCGACAAGACAAACTCCCACTCCGTTTATCCAGTTTGTCAGAGGGAAGAGAACGAAAAAATATGATTTATCACCAGCAGCCCAGAAACTCATTACCCAATTGTCTGTTCTTTCAGCTTCTAGAAAACAACCAAAAATGTTGAAGCTTTGTCCtgaagattttgtcaagCATAACACGGTGCAAGAAGCCTACAAACTGATTACTCGTAAAAGGAAGAAGGCCGAAAACGAAAAACTAAAGCAACAGTATGAATCCATGAAACTTGCATGTGAGGACCTTTCCAAAGTTAGTCCCGAGCTGTTCGAAGCTGCCAATAAGAGAGAAGTTTCCAAGAGATTCAGTTTGGAATTGCGAGTTCCTACGAACTACCCACCCAACGTACCATGGTACTACGACTACACCCCAGAATCTCCCGAAGACAAGAAGTAA